From Proteus vulgaris:
ACTTAATCAGTGTAAAGAACCATTAATCTAGCAAAGAAATATCTATGAGCCTTACCCTGTAAAAGGTGACGTATTTTCATCATCTTGCTGAAGCAAGTAACATTATTTTACTGCCTTTATTATTAAAGTGTAATGCTTATATAGACTTAAAAGAAGGTAACTGATGTGTAACACAATGGTTTCCTCCACCTCCAGCTGCGATAGCATCGATATTTAACATGACAATATCACGGGTTGGATATAATTCAGTTAACATTTTTTGGGCTTTATTATCTGCTTCCTCATCACCAAATTCAGGAGCAATGACAGCATCATTAATGACGAAATAATTTATGTACCCAGCTGCAAAATCAGGATTGTTTTTACTGAAAATACTCTCTCTAGGATATAAAGGTGGTTCCATTGTATGGATTTGTAGTTTTCTTCCATTTGCATCAGTAGAATTCTGTAATATTTCTATATTGTTTCTTGTTACATCATAATCGTACGAATCTGGATCATTATCTAAATTTGCGACCACAATACCCGGCCTCACAAAGCGAGCATAAAAATCTACATGTGCATCAGCAATATCTAGCTCACTTTCACGGCAGAAAATAACTACAGGTTGATATTTTGCAATAGCTTGGGCAATGTTTCCCAATGCAATTTGTACATCTTCAGTTATCTTTCCCCATATAGTCCGTTGTGCTCCAAAGGCTATAAAGGCCAATTGTTGTAATTCACCTTCATCAGGCATTACTCCTAGTTTATCAACCATACTTTATCCTTTTGCTGAGAGTGAAATACCAAAAGATGTAGCTAAACTGAGCGCACTAATCACCGTAGCTTGTTGAATAAATTGGCGACGAGTTGAATTCATTAATACCTTCCTTTTTTCTTAATTTAACTATACTAACTACTTAGTAGAGTGCTTCATTTTATTGGTATTGATACTCTAAGAACTAACGATATAATTAGCGTACAATTGATTAGATAGACTTATCAGCGATGTTAAAATATTGGCCACCACTAAATGCATTACGAGGGTTTGAATCTGCAGCTCGACTTGGTAGCTTTCATAAAGTCGCAATAGAATTGAATATCACTCAATCAGCTGTTAGCCAGCAAATAAGAAGCTTGGAAAGTTATCTTGAACAACCATTATTCTTTCGAGAAGGTATAAGCGTCACATTAACTGATGCTGGAGTGGACTTTTACAATAGTACCCAAGATGTCTTACAGCAATTAGCTGTTGGTGTACGTCGTTTAGATCAATATAAAAAATCAAATCAATTGATTGTTAACACTACACCCGCATTTGCTTGTTATTGGTTATTACCTCGTCTTGATTTATTTCATCAAAAATACCCTGAAATAGATATTTGGCTTTTTACTACTTATGCAGTACCAGATATGGCAATAGAGACAATTGATATTGCTATACGTGATGATATATCGGCACAAAAAGAATGTATTTATAAAGAACTTTATTACGATAAGCTTTATCCTGCATGTAATCCAATTCTACTCAATACTCAGAAAAGGTTAACCTTACATGGAGAAGGAATTATGGATTGGAGTAACTGGACATTGCAGGGGGGCGAATCGGTAGGGCAAC
This genomic window contains:
- a CDS encoding LysR family transcriptional regulator, giving the protein MLKYWPPLNALRGFESAARLGSFHKVAIELNITQSAVSQQIRSLESYLEQPLFFREGISVTLTDAGVDFYNSTQDVLQQLAVGVRRLDQYKKSNQLIVNTTPAFACYWLLPRLDLFHQKYPEIDIWLFTTYAVPDMAIETIDIAIRDDISAQKECIYKELYYDKLYPACNPILLNTQKRLTLHGEGIMDWSNWTLQGGESVGQQLNGINFSDPSLLLDAICQGLGIGLVSQLLTLQVKKDKKISSLSKHSIKGNVWSCLIHHESELGLMTQYFLQWLENELSKCTAEFI
- a CDS encoding agmatine deiminase family protein, with product MVDKLGVMPDEGELQQLAFIAFGAQRTIWGKITEDVQIALGNIAQAIAKYQPVVIFCRESELDIADAHVDFYARFVRPGIVVANLDNDPDSYDYDVTRNNIEILQNSTDANGRKLQIHTMEPPLYPRESIFSKNNPDFAAGYINYFVINDAVIAPEFGDEEADNKAQKMLTELYPTRDIVMLNIDAIAAGGGGNHCVTHQLPSFKSI